Below is a window of Impatiens glandulifera chromosome 2, dImpGla2.1, whole genome shotgun sequence DNA.
tgtttacaaatataaataaatttggttggATTTCATTGAGTGTATTAGTGCtaaatataatacattatttattaaaattgaggAACTAACTTAATGCTTGACAATATTTGTTAAGTACGACCatggattttttaattttcttgtcCAAAAATTAATGCATCGTCTGCAAAAAGAAAATGTGACATTTTCAGTTCGTTTTTTCTACTTCGATTCTTGTAATTTTACCAGATTGAATAGagttataaataagttttataagaCCTTATGTtactaaagaaaaaataaagaggAAAAAATGTATCCCTATCTGATTCCTTGTAAGTTTGAAATatgacaatattttttcaatgaatatgatattatatgaaATTGTTGTTATACATTGCATGATTAACTTGATATTtgataattctatttttttcattatctttaTGATAAATTTACATTTTAGTTTTGTCATGTTTAATTTGAGTAagaattagtattttttttagttatgataactttttgaaatatgaatatattgtcattatattatatatagatagactatactaaaaaataattactttcatttaaaaaattaatagataatgGGAAAATATTCtgacattattttatttgtataagaATGGTATTAAAAGTAAGAGAAATAATATGTAgatatattagataataatttgagttattattattacaattagaaataaaaatatataagtgaaaaataaaaatttatttattattattgatatgaaaaatcaatttttagataaaattaaaaaagaatttttgaacaaaaaaataaattatttaaaattaggatCAACCCTAATTCGTTCTGGTATTATATATCTTAGTCTTGATGCTCACGCGTTCTCTCTTTGTAATTTCCACACGCTCGCTCTCCTGTCTGACTACGTAGTGCTCAATTTGATTACTCAATCTTCCTCGCTAGATATTCCGGTGCTAGGGTTTTCCAACTGTACAATTTCAGGCGGTTCGGTTTAGTTCAGTAGAAAGTTTGGATATTCGGGGTGCTTTCTCTTCTGTTGATTTTGAACAGCATATTGAACAGTCTCGTAATGTTCACGTCATAGAGGAAGCCGGATTGAGAGAGAACTCACAGACCATAGGAACTGGGTTTGCTGGTGCAACACTAAAAAGCTTGGACGAAAGAGAAAGCAACGGATTTTGTTGACGCTTGAACTCATTGAGCAACTGTAGGGTGAAGATGGCAGTCGACGGATCAGAGATGAATGATTGGAGGACATTTATAAATTCTGGCTTATTGGATAAAGATACGGAGGAGGCAAGATACCGACAATCATTGGAGGATAAAATAGCAAAGCTTGAAAGAGAGGTCGACCAGAAAACAATTTTTCCTCCTGTTTcccaatatttttattgatgcTTGAAAGTTAATTACTTTTCTCATAGATTGAGTAAGTGTAgttagaaaaatgaaaatattttcaaaacccaaaataatCATGTGAAGTGTTTTGTTCCTTCCGTCTCTCTTGACAATATGGAGTCTGAGTATTGACTAATTATTGCTTCAATGGACAGTTCTTCGACGTATCCTGTATATTTCATTGCAATTTCCTTACCATATGTATAAAATGGAAGCTGAAAGAATGGTCTTTTCTTTCATCCAAGTAATTGCCATTTCAGTGAGTTGCATGTTAAGAGTGTTGACTATGCTATGCCAACATTTTAAATCATTGCAACTTTTGCTAAACAATGTTGCCTGGAACTTTTGTCAAGTAGGTATACTTTTTCCATCTTTAGAAGAGATATGTTTTTAGTTTATTTGACGATTCTTCCCGtttctctttttaaataaaacaatttgagGTGAGGCTAACATTCTCTTCTATCCTTGTGATTCTTTGGTGTTGGTAACAGCTTTTTGATTATCAACATACTATGGGGCTTCTACTTATTGATGAGAAGAAATACACAAGAGAGAATGAAGTACTCGGGGAATTACTAGTTGAGACTCGAGAGATTCTAAAGCGTGAGCAGGCTGCACATTTAATGGTACAGTCAGAAGCCAAGCACAGAGAAGAAAGTTTGAGGAAAGCTTTACATTCTGAAAAGCAATGTGTGGACGAGGTAATTGGAATTCTAATATACTATATTACTCaaactaaaatatcttttaagctTTGTACTTTCTTCAAGGCTTAAAGCATAAACTCTCCCTAAGAATCCCCATTACCCTTAAACAAGCACcgtattgtttttcttttatttcttcaagTGTTAGTTCCTACACTTTGGCGTTTCTGTATGATGATAGGCTAGGTTCGTCCTCTTACATGTATTTGGTTACAAACATTCACTCTCTGTTGCAGCTTGAGCAAGCTTTATGTGAGATCCATGCAGAGCATGAGCAAGTCAGGGTCACTTCTGAGAGAAAATTGGCTAATGCAAATGAATTGGTTACTGACATAGAGGGAAAATCTCAAGAGgttgaagaaaagttgattgCTGCTAGTGCAAAACTGGCAGAGGCAAGCAGGAGGACTTCAGAATTGGAGAGGAAATTGCAGGAGGTGGAGACACGTGATAGTGTGCTACAGAAGGAGCTTATGTCATTGAGCTCAGAGTATGCTGTAGATTTAACAAAACATGTTTCACACATTGTTGAGTTTCATATGTTGATTTGCTTTCTGTTTGTTTGTTCATCAGGCGAATAGCACATGAGGCTACCATTCGCAGACATAAAGAAGATTTGCATGAATGGGAGAGGAAACTGCAGGAAACTGAAGAGAAATTAAATGAAGACAGTAGAACCATACTCAAAAGAGAggatattataaatgaattgaacaggaataataaattgaaagaaAAGGAGCTTGAAGAAACAGAAAAGAAGACCGAGCTTACCAGACGTGCTCTGAAGGAGAAGGAAGAAACCATAGATGCTAGATTATCAGAGATATTATCAAAAGAGAAAGTAAGTTTCTTAATCTGGTTCCAACATCTTGAAATGCTGATaacttaaattttcaaactctctATATCTTACTTTTTGTTATATGTGACCAGGATGTCGAATCTCTTAGAAGCAAGTTGGAAATTAAGGAGAAGGAATTGCATGTGTTGGCAGAAAATATAAGTGTCAAAGAAAAAGTAAGCCTGCAACTAGTATTTTGTTTCTGATTGAGTGTTGTAAAGCTATATGCACATTGGTAGTATTATAATTATTGCTTTCACAATCTCTCTAGAAATCACTGCTCTTGTTTTTCTTATTGATTCTTTGGATATAATATGCAATAGCGAAAGAATGGAAAACACAAACAGTAAGGCCAGAGGTACTGATATATGACTATTTAGGCGTTGGGGATTTCAAAATTCATTTTTGTAAATACAATGAGGTGAAAAAGATGTGTGAAAGTATGCTTATCCAAGTGAAGATGAAGGCAGTGCTAGAATATGAAACTTGTTATTTTAACTTGGTCCATGTATTTATCAAAAGGTTATGGAAggaaattttctttatttctgtTCTTTGTGGGAAATTTGTGCTCTTAGTACCCTATTATAGTCAAGTATTAAAGGGAGCACACAACTTCCTAGTTAAAGAATCCTAgatattaaaatcataatttttctGGTCCTGTATTTTACAGGTAGAGATTCAGAATGTTCTTGTCGAGCACAGGGCCATGTTGGATAGGAAGAAACAGGAGTTTGACTTTGAGATGGAAGAGGAGAGAAAAGCTTTTTACAACGATATGAGAGGTCAGGAAGAGGCACTACAGAACAAGGAACTGGAGGTCAAGCACATAGAGGAAAAACTGGGAAAGCGAGAGCAAGCTTTGGAAATGAAGTCAGAGAGACACAAGGAAAAAGATAACGACCTTGAAACAAGGACAAAGGCTCTGGAGGAGAAAGAAATATCCTTGAAAGCGGCTGAGAACAGATTGGAAGTAGAGAAGAGGGAAATTATTGCTGATAAAGATAGCTTGTTTGCCCTCAAAGATGAGCTTGAAGAGTTGAAGACTAACACCAATCAACGTAGACTGCAGATACATGAAGAAACTGAGAAACTTAGGGTTACTGGCGAAGAAAGGGCAGAACACTTACGTTTGCAATCAGAGTTGAAAGAAGAACTAGAAAAATATAGAACTCAGAAGGAGCTACTTTTGAAGGAACATGAAGATTTGAAGAATGATAGGAAAAAGTTTGAGGAAGAGTGGGAAGCGTTGAATGAGAGGCGGACTTTTGTCTATGAAGAGGTGAAGAAACTTGATGAAGAAAAGGAGAAGTTGGAAAAATTTAGAACAGCGGAGGAAGACAGGCTTGAGAAGGAGAAACTTACTGCAAAAGAATACATAAAGAGAGAGTTGGAAGCTGCCAGAATAGATAAAGAATTAGTTGCAACAACAATGAAGCACGAGCAGTCAGTTCTATCTGATAGAGCCCAAAATGAACACACTCAATTGCATCATGAATTTGAGATGAGGAAAAAAGATCTGGAGACTGATGTTCAAAAGAAGAAAGATGAAATGGTCAAAATCTTGCAGGACAAAGAAAGGGCATTTGAAGAAATAAGGGAAAATGAGCTTAAGAATATCAGCCACTTAAAAGGTATTGTCCAAAGTGAAATGGAGGAACTCAAGCTTGAGAGGTCTAGGATTGAAAAGGACAAGCAAGAGATTGGTTTGAACAAGAAAGAACTTGAAGTGCATCAACTTGGAATGCACAAAGACATTAATGATCTTGGTACAATTAGCAAAAATCTCAAAGAACAGCGAGAAAAGTTTGCTGAGGAGAGAAATAGGTTTCTTGGGTTCGTCGAGAGTCTTCAAAATTGCAAGAATTGTGGCGATGTTGCACAGAATTTTTTGTTGTCAGACATGTTTGTCGAAATGGATGATTGTCAGCAACTTCCACTTACAGGTCTAGAAACTGATCACTTTCAGAGCTCTCAAGATGAGGCTGTTCTTAATTCTAGAAGCCGTATTTCTTGGTTACAGAAATGCACATCTAAGATTTTCAAATTGACTCCTGTTAAGTTCGAGCAAGGAAGTGCTTCCCAGGACGTAAAGTCACCTGTATCTGCTGATTTTGCTACTCTACCAACTTCTGGAGCAGTTAACCCTAAAAATGTTATCAATAATTCTTCTGATGCTCTGCTACAAGCATCAGCTTGCAAAACTAGAGAGGTTGATGTAAGAAACACTCCATATTCTGAAACTCAAAGCTACATGGAGAACAAACAAGAAGAATTTCAAGAAGTTTCTCAACAATCTGAAATAAAGAGTGTTCAGAACAAACGTGGGACAAAAACTAAGGCACGCGTATCTAGAACACCTCCAGTTAAGGCTGTGGTGGATGAAGATTCCAAAAAGATAATGGGGGAGAATTCAGAACAGCAAAAACTCATTGACCAGCAACCTAATGAATCATCTTACATGAGTGCAAGTATGGGAGATTCTAGCCGCACCGAGTTAGCACCTGGAAACTCTCAAAGGAAGAGGAGGCTTTCAGAGAGTCAACAGGATGATTGCGATAGTGAAGCACATTCTGGGAGTGTGACTACAGCTGGAAGAAGGAAACGTCGCCAGACAATTACTCCTGCTCTGCAAACTACTCCTGGCGAGAAGCGTTATAATCTCAGGAGGCATAAGCCGTAAGTCCCAGAATATCCTATCCTATTCATGCAAATACACTTATTTTTATATGCTATATCGTGTTAAATAAGAATACATATTGTTGGTTTCTTTATTAGTTATGGAAAGCTATTTTACTGCTAAAAGTGGCTGAATTTAACTTTTTGGTTAGTGATAAATATTTCTGACTTTCGTGTCTAAAGAGTTTTGTGGATAACATTGTCCCATACTATTATCTCTAGACCGAGTTGGAAGTGATTTTATAAAACCTGAGGTACAACTTTAGGGACTCAGCCTAAAGTTGATgacaaaagaaaataagttttaatCCGGTTGAAGTAGCACCTTAACCATCACTTAGTAATGCTATTTTGAATGGTTATATagactaaggccttgtttgatctaggaTTATTTGCATAACCAAgtggttatttccaaataatcaaaatctGATTGAAAATCAGGGCCTTGTCCGATTTTCAGTTATTTTagattaatctcaaataactctACATCCCCAcatcaatcacatcattaaTCATCATCAACCTAGACAcccttacttttttttaaaagaaattttattttttcattatatattgtATACCCACATAGTGTCTTTTTACCCAGATAACCCACTTTTCAATACcccaaaccaaaaccaaacaTGGTTATCCAAATAGCCAATAATCGAACAACGCGTAGGCTATTTGggtaaaaaaaacattagagttataaatatttttgttgatgaGTAGAGATGGTTGATTattagtgggttatttgaatttttcaaataacccacatcaaacaaggcctagaaGAAATGAATGATGCCCATTATTTCTGTGACAAAAGCTGTAAGTAGTTTGTGGACTATAACTAGGAAGGATCATGGGTTATCTGAAAGGTtatgaaaaaagttaaaaaggtAGAATTGTAGGTGTTCCCAAATATGTGAAGTGATTGATTATGCATGTTAAAGATGCAGTTAAAGATGAGAACGTGGATGCGGCAAAGTTGTTTGAGAATGGATTGTTCTTCTGTGATAAACTATTGGATCTGAAGCAAGATGTTATCAATGGAAATGATCCGGTGTCAAACATCAATAGGGAAGAAGATctgtactttttttttgttttctttattccACAGCATGCCTTTTTGATGATTCTGCTGCTACTATGATTTCCTAAATAGATATCTATTCCTTTTCCAACCGTCTGTAATGTAATGTGTATTAAAAGGCTTAGTGGCGTTTAGCCTCAGAGTTTGACACTGGCTAGAAATCCCCCCTTTTGATGAGACAGGCTTTAGTTGATTCGAATGTAAAATGGGGAAACTGATGATAGATTATTGTTGTCAGTCTTTCATTCATAAATCACTGAATCCACAAAACTAGTTGTTTTTGACAAATCTCTCTAGCCTTTCTCTTTGAACTTTATTATTGTCTTTTGGTTAGGCTTTAGGGTTATGGATAATTTTCTTGTGAAGAATAATGCAGCTTTTTTGTACACAGTGTATTTGAATAAGGCATATTACATCTAGGTGAAGGAAATAGAGGTCTTCTGGACTTAAGACATCTTTAGTTGGAATCGAATTcaaaatctttgatttttcGATAAAATTATTAGCGGTAGTTGGATAGTAACTAGTATATTGTGATTTGTGAATCATTTTTTGGGGTGTTATTTAGGGAGTAGGGAAAtggaataaaataattataatctgGTGCATGGGCAGAGGCAGAAATCAGAATCACGGGGGGAAGAAAATGGAGAAAGGGACCAGACATAGATAGATAGGAGGGCTAAGTAACTAAGTTGATTAGGGTTAAAGGCTAAGCCAATAAACTACTTTTTAGctaataagttataattaaaattaaacagtttgataatttgaaatataaattaaagcTTATAATCAATATTGATATGATatgaataaattgaattgaattaaattagtCTTGACTAAATtttcttaacaaaaataaataaataaattgagtaattGATGTTTCTAGTTCCTGTACTGCTGCTGCTTTTGTCCTCTATCTGCTCTCTGAGATTCAtgcatatattatattatattatatatattttgaagaaataattatttcataactatataatataaattaatttgtctGCTTcttaagaaaaacaaaacaaatccttACAATGTTTCATAACAAAAAAACCTCTTAGCTACGAATTAAACAtctaaacaaaacataaaactAGTCAAAATAAAGATGCAAAACACTAAGGTCGAAAGTAAAATGACAAATAAACCATTGCAGGAAACTACATTGGTGAATCATCATCTAAGATACTTATAAAAGGTTCAAGATGCAAGCATGTACATTGAGACTTCGTAAAATGTAATGTTTAGAATgagaatgattaatatatttaattattaacggTTTATCGCTTTGAAAATGTAATGTTTAGAATGATtgagatatttaattattaacaatTTTCATTATACACGAgtgattattttcattttaatgtttatataatgtattttattttattataaaatatttaaattattttttattatattttagttatatatattatatttataaaattaaatcacttttaattttagaaaaagagAATTTGAATGTGAATAGTTTAAAGATGAGGAAAAAAAAGttggttaaaataataaaagagtgGATAGAAAATAAGTGGATCTATTGTTACCAATTAAGATTAATTTGGAGGAAAACAATTCTcttattttccaaaaatatatatattgtaattttgtaatttatagTTTTCTATTGGCCTTATTAATGTGGTGTGATTAATAATGTAAAGAGTGAGATGTTTCTGATTTAAAATCTTTCAAAAATCATAGAGAAAAATTAACTTTTCATAGAGAGAAGGATTTTGATGCAGGTACAACTAGTGAGATAAAGCATATTCGATCCTGATTTGTGGTATAGGTTTTGAGTTGgtgtctttatttttatttctattttttttcttacaatgGTTCACTTCTTTGATGATTTTTAATCTCTCTCTcttaaatatctatttttttctaaggtcatctccaacccaaatatctattttcaaacccaaaatgcagtaaacatcccattaaacataattcatctTCAATTCAAAAatccaaactcaaactcaaaagaatattctcagaatattcttttttataataatttttaattttttcaatattatctatatatttatctaaaattacaaattgaactcataactttacaacaacttattaattacttttaaattctaattataaatcaattatttatataactacattaaacattattaaataaacacaaattacattttacaaacaaaaaaatacaacaaaacaaaccttttgaattattatactttttttggTTGTTctatgtgttttattttattaaaattgtttttattatttattatttttttatcaatattgtttattattataaatttataatacttaaaaaatataaaatataaatataaacaaatttaaatataagttaatcatataaataaattaaaattatcatgaattaagcatataaataaattaaaatataaataaattatataaataaattaaaatataaataaataaaataggtatacaaattaaaatataaataagttttgaaaactaaaaggactaaaatgaaaattttgaaaacttttgagTATGTGAATAGTGTCCCTGCAAATTTGGGTATGGAGGAGAAAGAATTTGCAAGAAAATTCAAAATGCAGTTGAGTTT
It encodes the following:
- the LOC124923776 gene encoding nuclear matrix constituent protein 1-like isoform X3 — protein: MGLLLIDEKKYTRENEVLGELLVETREILKREQAAHLMVQSEAKHREESLRKALHSEKQCVDELEQALCEIHAEHEQVRVTSERKLANANELVTDIEGKSQEVEEKLIAASAKLAEASRRTSELERKLQEVETRDSVLQKELMSLSSERIAHEATIRRHKEDLHEWERKLQETEEKLNEDSRTILKREDIINELNRNNKLKEKELEETEKKTELTRRALKEKEETIDARLSEILSKEKDVESLRSKLEIKEKELHVLAENISVKEKVEIQNVLVEHRAMLDRKKQEFDFEMEEERKAFYNDMRGQEEALQNKELEVKHIEEKLGKREQALEMKSERHKEKDNDLETRTKALEEKEISLKAAENRLEVEKREIIADKDSLFALKDELEELKTNTNQRRLQIHEETEKLRVTGEERAEHLRLQSELKEELEKYRTQKELLLKEHEDLKNDRKKFEEEWEALNERRTFVYEEVKKLDEEKEKLEKFRTAEEDRLEKEKLTAKEYIKRELEAARIDKELVATTMKHEQSVLSDRAQNEHTQLHHEFEMRKKDLETDVQKKKDEMVKILQDKERAFEEIRENELKNISHLKGIVQSEMEELKLERSRIEKDKQEIGLNKKELEVHQLGMHKDINDLGTISKNLKEQREKFAEERNRFLGFVESLQNCKNCGDVAQNFLLSDMFVEMDDCQQLPLTGLETDHFQSSQDEAVLNSRSRISWLQKCTSKIFKLTPVKFEQGSASQDVKSPVSADFATLPTSGAVNPKNVINNSSDALLQASACKTREVDVRNTPYSETQSYMENKQEEFQEVSQQSEIKSVQNKRGTKTKARVSRTPPVKAVVDEDSKKIMGENSEQQKLIDQQPNESSYMSASMGDSSRTELAPGNSQRKRRLSESQQDDCDSEAHSGSVTTAGRRKRRQTITPALQTTPGEKRYNLRRHKPCS
- the LOC124923776 gene encoding nuclear matrix constituent protein 1-like isoform X2, whose translation is MAVDGSEMNDWRTFINSGLLDKDTEEARYRQSLEDKIAKLERELFDYQHTMGLLLIDEKKYTRENEVLGELLVETREILKREQAAHLMVQSEAKHREESLRKALHSEKQCVDELEQALCEIHAEHEQVRVTSERKLANANELVTDIEGKSQEVEEKLIAASAKLAEASRRTSELERKLQEVETRDSVLQKELMSLSSERIAHEATIRRHKEDLHEWERKLQETEEKLNEDSRTILKREDIINELNRNNKLKEKELEETEKKTELTRRALKEKEETIDARLSEILSKEKDVESLRSKLEIKEKELHVLAENISVKEKVEIQNVLVEHRAMLDRKKQEFDFEMEEERKAFYNDMRGQEEALQNKELEVKHIEEKLGKREQALEMKSERHKEKDNDLETRTKALEEKEISLKAAENRLEVEKREIIADKDSLFALKDELEELKTNTNQRRLQIHEETEKLRVTGEERAEHLRLQSELKEELEKYRTQKELLLKEHEDLKNDRKKFEEEWEALNERRTFVYEEVKKLDEEKEKLEKFRTAEEDRLEKEKLTAKEYIKRELEAARIDKELVATTMKHEQSVLSDRAQNEHTQLHHEFEMRKKDLETDVQKKKDEMVKILQDKERAFEEIRENELKNISHLKGIVQSEMEELKLERSRIEKDKQEIGLNKKELEVHQLGMHKDINDLGTISKNLKEQREKFAEERNRFLGFVESLQNCKNCGDVAQNFLLSDMFVEMDDCQQLPLTGLETDHFQSSQDEAVLNSRSRISWLQKCTSKIFKLTPVKFEQGSASQDVKSPVSADFATLPTSGAVNPKNVINNSSDALLQASACKTREVDVRNTPYSETQSYMENKQEEFQEVSQQSEIKSVQNKRGTKTKARVSRTPPVKAVVDEDSKKIMGENSEQQKLIDQQPNESSYMSASMGDSSRTELAPGNSQRKRRLSESQQDDCDSEAHSGSVTTAGRRKRRQTITPALQTTPGEKRYNLRRHKP
- the LOC124923776 gene encoding nuclear matrix constituent protein 1-like isoform X1, whose translation is MAVDGSEMNDWRTFINSGLLDKDTEEARYRQSLEDKIAKLERELFDYQHTMGLLLIDEKKYTRENEVLGELLVETREILKREQAAHLMVQSEAKHREESLRKALHSEKQCVDELEQALCEIHAEHEQVRVTSERKLANANELVTDIEGKSQEVEEKLIAASAKLAEASRRTSELERKLQEVETRDSVLQKELMSLSSERIAHEATIRRHKEDLHEWERKLQETEEKLNEDSRTILKREDIINELNRNNKLKEKELEETEKKTELTRRALKEKEETIDARLSEILSKEKDVESLRSKLEIKEKELHVLAENISVKEKVEIQNVLVEHRAMLDRKKQEFDFEMEEERKAFYNDMRGQEEALQNKELEVKHIEEKLGKREQALEMKSERHKEKDNDLETRTKALEEKEISLKAAENRLEVEKREIIADKDSLFALKDELEELKTNTNQRRLQIHEETEKLRVTGEERAEHLRLQSELKEELEKYRTQKELLLKEHEDLKNDRKKFEEEWEALNERRTFVYEEVKKLDEEKEKLEKFRTAEEDRLEKEKLTAKEYIKRELEAARIDKELVATTMKHEQSVLSDRAQNEHTQLHHEFEMRKKDLETDVQKKKDEMVKILQDKERAFEEIRENELKNISHLKGIVQSEMEELKLERSRIEKDKQEIGLNKKELEVHQLGMHKDINDLGTISKNLKEQREKFAEERNRFLGFVESLQNCKNCGDVAQNFLLSDMFVEMDDCQQLPLTGLETDHFQSSQDEAVLNSRSRISWLQKCTSKIFKLTPVKFEQGSASQDVKSPVSADFATLPTSGAVNPKNVINNSSDALLQASACKTREVDVRNTPYSETQSYMENKQEEFQEVSQQSEIKSVQNKRGTKTKARVSRTPPVKAVVDEDSKKIMGENSEQQKLIDQQPNESSYMSASMGDSSRTELAPGNSQRKRRLSESQQDDCDSEAHSGSVTTAGRRKRRQTITPALQTTPGEKRYNLRRHKPCS